The genomic segment CCGAACGGCAGCTTGTACAGATCGGCGGTGAACGTATGCCGCCCCGGGTTGGTGCCCATGAAGCCGTCGCTGGCCTTGTGGGTGCGGTACTCGGGGACGAACGCGTCCTTCACCACGATGTCGTTGCTGCCGGTGCCCTTCAGACCCATGGTGTGCCAGGTGTCGACCACTTCGAAGTCGCTTTTCGGCAGCAGGAAGGTGCGGTATTCGGGGGGCTGACCTTCGGTGAAAATCAGCCCGCCCAGCAGCACCCAGCCGCAGTGTGCGATGCCGCTAGAGAAGCCCCATCGGCCACTGAATTTGAAGCCGCCCTCGACCGGTGTGACCTGGCCTTTGGGCATGTAGGTCGAGGCGACCAGCACCGAGCCATCGTTGTCGCCCCATACGTCTTCAGCCGCCTTGGGGTCGAACAGCGCCATCTGCCAGTTGTGCACGCCCACCACGCCGTACACCCAAGCGGTGGACATGCAGCCCTCCGCGAGGGTCATGCACACGTCGTAGAACACTTCCGGGTCCATCTCGTATCCGCCGTAGGCCTTGGGCTGAAGGATGCGGAAAAAGCCCGCGGCCTTCATCTCAGCAATGGTTTGCGCTGGAATCTGGCGACTGGCCTCGGCCTCGGCCACACGGGCTTTCAGCTTGGGCACCATGTCCTTGGCGCGCTGCACCAGCATGTCGGGAGTGACCAGATCAACGGTCTTGGCGCGTTGGGTTTGCATGTTCAGATTCTCCTGAAGCGGTTTGGTCCGGCAGGCGTGTAAGCAAGCGGATCGGTTTTTGACGTGACCGTTGTCACCGATCTGCCGTCCGCTGACCTCACCCAAAAAGATTATTCCGCGTTAAGGGGGTCTGCCACGCGGGGGCGGTTGGGGCAGCCCCAGCCAACCGAACCATCAAAGAGCGCGTTGCCGGCCTCGCAAACCAATCCGATTTCGCTGGTGTCCGAAATGGCCCAGTGATTCACCCAAACTGACGATGTCCAACCCGGGCGTGGTTCCGATACTGCCGTCCACATTGATCTGCGATGCGGAGCATTCATGGCGACATCAAAGGAATACGGGCTGGGCACGTTCGACTTTCCACGCGGCTGGTTCATGGTGGCGGTGTCGAGCAAGGTGGGGAACACGCCCTTGGCCGTGCGCTTCTTCGGCCAGGACTTCGCCCTGTATCGCGGCAAGAGCGGGCGCGTGGTGCTGCTGGACGCCTATTGCCCGCACATGGGCACGCATCTGGCGCGCAACACCACGTCCTACGTGGCGCAAGACGGTGCGGTGGAAGACGACTGCATTCGCTGCCCTTATCACGCCTGGCGCTTCGGACCGGACGGCAAGTGCAACGAGATTCCCTACGGCTCCGGCCCGATTCCGCCGGCGGCCAAGGTGAAATCCTGGACCGTGCAAGAACATCTGGGTGCGGTGTTCGTCTGGCACGATCCCGAAGGCGGCGAGCCCGATTACGAGCTGGCCAACATTCCCGAATTCGATGATCCGAGTTGGGCGATAGGCGAGTACGACGACCTGGGTATCGTTAACTGCCACACGCAAGAGATCATGGACAACATCACCGACGTTGCGCACTTTGGTCCGGTGCACGGCTCGCTGACAAAATACTTCGAGAACGAGTTTAAGGATCATGTCGTCACCCAGCGCATGGGCGGCGGGCATCGCACCCTGGTGACCGAAGGC from the Polycyclovorans algicola TG408 genome contains:
- a CDS encoding acyl-CoA dehydrogenase family protein, whose protein sequence is MQTQRAKTVDLVTPDMLVQRAKDMVPKLKARVAEAEASRQIPAQTIAEMKAAGFFRILQPKAYGGYEMDPEVFYDVCMTLAEGCMSTAWVYGVVGVHNWQMALFDPKAAEDVWGDNDGSVLVASTYMPKGQVTPVEGGFKFSGRWGFSSGIAHCGWVLLGGLIFTEGQPPEYRTFLLPKSDFEVVDTWHTMGLKGTGSNDIVVKDAFVPEYRTHKASDGFMGTNPGRHTFTADLYKLPFGQIFVRAVSSAAIGGLQGGLDTFRDFASVRVGDMGNKTSEQGPAQIAAAEAAVAIDEMKLVLRRNFEVLMGKIRKQQPLDDVQQRLHFRYQASQVVERSAQHIYKLFSACGGRGIFTDFPLHRYMTDIFAARGHYANNPDQFGRNYGAVMLGRENTDYFI
- a CDS encoding Rieske 2Fe-2S domain-containing protein, producing the protein MATSKEYGLGTFDFPRGWFMVAVSSKVGNTPLAVRFFGQDFALYRGKSGRVVLLDAYCPHMGTHLARNTTSYVAQDGAVEDDCIRCPYHAWRFGPDGKCNEIPYGSGPIPPAAKVKSWTVQEHLGAVFVWHDPEGGEPDYELANIPEFDDPSWAIGEYDDLGIVNCHTQEIMDNITDVAHFGPVHGSLTKYFENEFKDHVVTQRMGGGHRTLVTEGGAMLETEAVYTGPSLLITKMLGMHESYIIIAHTPVDDGSAYVWHNLMVKSPTGAAVATDADREGARQYQAMALAAFAQDFEVWKHKKPCLKGLFVQGDGPFNKQREWYRQFYNPRAQRAELLKNVNGVYVAKGMRGKQAVVGTPSATADA